A genome region from Sphaerisporangium krabiense includes the following:
- a CDS encoding RelA/SpoT family protein encodes MNPVLEPLFKTVRATHPKADLRLIERAYDVAAYHHRDQKRKSGDPYITHPLAVATILAELGTDDETLCAALLHDTVEDTAYGLDELRGDFGENIALLVDGVTKLDKVKFGDAAQAETVRKMVVAMSRDIRVLVIKLADRLHNMRTLRYLPRHKQEQKARETLEIFAPLAHRLGMNTIKWELEDLAFGMLYPKRYDEIARMVSERAPRRDLFLQEVIEKVAGDLREAKIRATVKGRPKHYYSIYQKMIAREVAFDDIYDLVGIRVLVDTVRDCYAALGTIHARWNPVPGRFKDYIAMPKFNMYQSLHTTVIGPEGKPVELQIRTRAMHHRAEYGVAAHWKYKEEMAASGPAGARMKSAGDMAWLRQLLDWQKETSDPGEFLESLRFDLSVSEVFVFTPRGQVIALPEGATPVDFAYAVHTEVGHRCIGARVNGRLVPLESRLSNGDTVEIFTSKSPDAGPSRDWLKFVKSGRARNKIRQWFSKERRETAIEAGKEAIGRAMRKQGLPLQRLMSGESLLALARDLRYADVSALYAAVGEGHTAAQAVVQKLVQSLGGVEGAEEDIAEAAVPTKLRGRPPRSGTNAGVIVAGDSDVWVRLSRCCTPVPGDDIVGFVTRGHGVSVHRTNCPNVEQLRAEPDRLVEVSWSPTDDSVFLVAIQVEALDRPRLLSDVTRTLSDQHVNILSASVTTSRDRTAVSKFTFEMGDPKHLGHVLKAVRNIQGVYDVYRVTN; translated from the coding sequence ATGAATCCGGTTCTGGAACCGCTGTTCAAGACGGTCCGGGCCACTCATCCCAAGGCCGACCTCCGTCTGATCGAGCGCGCCTACGATGTCGCGGCCTACCACCACCGTGACCAGAAGCGCAAGAGCGGGGACCCTTACATCACCCACCCGCTGGCCGTCGCCACCATCCTCGCCGAGCTGGGCACCGACGACGAGACCCTGTGCGCGGCCCTGCTCCACGACACCGTCGAGGACACCGCCTACGGCCTGGACGAGCTGCGCGGCGACTTCGGCGAGAACATCGCGCTGCTCGTCGACGGCGTCACCAAGCTGGACAAGGTCAAGTTCGGCGACGCCGCGCAGGCCGAGACCGTGCGCAAGATGGTCGTCGCCATGTCCCGCGACATCCGGGTCCTGGTGATCAAGCTCGCCGACCGGCTCCACAACATGCGCACGCTGCGCTACCTGCCGCGTCACAAGCAGGAGCAGAAGGCCCGCGAGACGCTGGAGATCTTCGCGCCGCTGGCCCACCGGCTCGGCATGAACACCATCAAATGGGAGCTGGAGGACCTGGCGTTCGGCATGTTGTACCCGAAACGGTACGACGAGATCGCCCGCATGGTCTCCGAGCGCGCCCCCCGGCGCGACCTGTTCCTGCAGGAGGTCATCGAGAAGGTCGCCGGCGACCTGCGCGAGGCCAAGATCCGCGCGACCGTCAAGGGCCGGCCCAAGCACTACTACTCGATCTACCAGAAGATGATCGCGCGCGAGGTGGCGTTCGACGACATCTACGACCTGGTGGGCATCCGCGTCCTGGTCGACACCGTCCGCGACTGTTACGCCGCGCTCGGAACGATCCACGCACGGTGGAACCCGGTGCCCGGCCGGTTCAAGGACTACATCGCGATGCCCAAGTTCAACATGTACCAGTCGCTGCACACGACGGTGATCGGGCCGGAGGGCAAGCCCGTCGAGCTGCAGATCCGCACCCGCGCGATGCACCACCGCGCGGAGTACGGCGTCGCGGCGCACTGGAAGTACAAGGAGGAGATGGCGGCCTCCGGCCCGGCGGGGGCCCGGATGAAGTCGGCCGGCGACATGGCCTGGCTGCGCCAGCTCCTCGACTGGCAGAAGGAGACCAGCGATCCGGGCGAGTTCCTGGAGTCGCTCAGGTTCGACCTGTCGGTGTCGGAGGTGTTCGTCTTCACCCCGCGCGGCCAGGTGATCGCGCTGCCGGAGGGCGCCACCCCCGTCGACTTCGCCTACGCCGTCCACACCGAGGTCGGCCACCGTTGCATCGGCGCCCGCGTGAACGGCCGCCTGGTGCCGCTGGAGAGCCGGCTGAGCAACGGCGACACCGTCGAGATCTTCACCTCCAAGTCCCCGGACGCCGGGCCCTCGCGCGACTGGCTGAAGTTCGTCAAGAGCGGCAGGGCGCGCAACAAGATCCGCCAGTGGTTCTCCAAGGAGCGCCGCGAGACCGCGATCGAGGCGGGCAAGGAGGCCATCGGCAGGGCCATGCGCAAGCAGGGCCTTCCCTTGCAGCGCCTGATGTCCGGAGAGAGCCTCCTGGCGCTCGCCAGGGACCTCCGGTACGCGGACGTCTCGGCGCTGTACGCGGCCGTCGGAGAGGGCCACACGGCCGCGCAGGCGGTGGTCCAGAAGCTCGTGCAGTCCCTGGGCGGCGTCGAGGGCGCCGAGGAGGACATCGCCGAGGCCGCCGTCCCCACCAAGCTGCGCGGCCGCCCGCCCCGCAGCGGCACCAACGCGGGTGTGATCGTCGCGGGCGACTCCGACGTCTGGGTACGCCTGTCCCGCTGCTGCACCCCCGTCCCCGGCGACGACATCGTCGGTTTCGTCACGCGCGGCCACGGCGTCTCGGTGCACCGCACCAACTGCCCCAACGTCGAGCAGCTCAGGGCCGAGCCGGACCGCCTGGTAGAGGTGAGCTGGTCGCCCACCGACGACTCGGTGTTCCTGGTCGCCATCCAGGTGGAGGCGCTCGACCGCCCGCGCCTGCTCTCCGACGTCACGCGCACGCTGTCCGACCAGCACGTCAACATCCTGTCGGCGTCGGTCACCACCTCCCGCGACCGCACGGCCGTCAGCAAGTTCACCTTCGAGATGGGCGACCCCAAACACCTGGGCCACGTCCTGAAGGCCGTACGCAACATCCAGGGCGTCTACGACGTCTACCGCGTCACCAACTGA
- a CDS encoding DUF349 domain-containing protein, with translation MSTDPWGRVDDDGTVYVRTAEGERAVGSWQAGEPEEALAYFHRKYDELATQVELLEQRMRGTDLPPAQAEATIVKLRDSIAEAHAVGDLAALSSRLEALTDLVGKRREEVRAARDQARAQSREVKERIVAEAERIAEDTTHWKSGGERLRQLVEEWKTAERIDRVTEAALWKRLSAARTAFAKRRKSYFAGLDEQRESVRTTKERIVAEAEELATSTDWGETASAYRDLMRRWKAAGRASREAEDELWGRFKAAQDQFFQARSAVFAERDASLRENAEAKERILAEAERILPVTDARAARAALRGVLERWEAVGPVPRELRDRLEGGLRRVDEAVRKAEEAEWKRSNPEARARAQNTVDQLRRSIEQLETRLGKARAAGKDKDVKEAEEAIAARRSWLEEAERTLAEFSS, from the coding sequence GTGAGCACCGACCCGTGGGGCCGGGTAGACGACGACGGCACCGTCTACGTTCGTACGGCTGAGGGAGAACGGGCCGTCGGGTCCTGGCAGGCCGGTGAGCCCGAAGAGGCGCTGGCCTACTTCCATCGGAAGTACGACGAGCTGGCGACCCAGGTGGAGCTGCTGGAACAGCGGATGCGGGGCACCGACCTGCCCCCGGCGCAGGCCGAGGCGACGATCGTCAAGCTGCGCGACTCCATCGCCGAGGCCCACGCCGTCGGCGACCTCGCGGCGCTCTCCTCGCGCCTGGAGGCGCTGACCGACCTGGTCGGCAAGCGCCGCGAAGAGGTACGAGCCGCCCGGGACCAGGCGCGGGCCCAGTCCCGCGAGGTCAAGGAACGCATCGTCGCCGAGGCCGAGCGCATCGCCGAGGACACCACCCACTGGAAGTCCGGCGGCGAACGCCTGCGCCAGCTCGTCGAAGAGTGGAAGACGGCCGAGCGCATCGACCGGGTCACCGAGGCGGCCCTGTGGAAGCGCCTGTCGGCGGCCAGGACGGCCTTCGCCAAGCGGCGCAAGTCCTACTTCGCCGGCCTGGACGAGCAGCGCGAGTCCGTGCGCACCACCAAGGAGCGCATCGTCGCCGAGGCCGAGGAACTCGCCACCTCCACCGACTGGGGAGAGACGGCATCGGCCTACCGCGACCTGATGCGCCGCTGGAAGGCCGCGGGACGCGCCTCCCGCGAGGCGGAGGACGAGCTGTGGGGCCGCTTCAAGGCCGCCCAGGACCAGTTCTTCCAGGCACGCTCCGCGGTCTTCGCCGAGCGGGACGCCTCCCTGCGGGAGAACGCCGAGGCCAAGGAACGCATCCTCGCCGAGGCCGAACGCATCCTGCCGGTCACCGACGCCCGCGCCGCACGCGCCGCGCTGCGCGGCGTCCTGGAGCGCTGGGAGGCCGTCGGGCCGGTGCCGCGGGAGTTGAGGGACCGGCTGGAGGGCGGGCTGCGCCGCGTCGACGAGGCCGTGCGCAAGGCCGAAGAGGCCGAGTGGAAGCGGTCCAACCCCGAGGCGCGCGCCCGCGCCCAGAACACCGTGGACCAGCTGCGCCGCTCGATCGAGCAGCTGGAGACCCGCCTGGGCAAGGCCAGGGCCGCGGGCAAGGACAAGGACGTCAAGGAGGCCGAGGAGGCCATCGCCGCCCGCCGCTCCTGGCTGGAGGAGGCCGAGCGCACGCTCGCCGAGTTCTCCTCCTGA
- a CDS encoding peptidylprolyl isomerase, whose protein sequence is MTTGKDRQKQLAREHYERQTQRRVERQARQKRVAIIGTSLGVLVVVGGIFAAVALVGGGDSKTEAATTPSASAPPSEGPSPKPYDAATGTCDYVADSSGGPAKNVGMPPAKADTSLEKMTLQTNHGDIVIDLATAKAPCTANSFAFLAKQKYFDGSKCHRMGEAAFPMIQCGDPLAKADGKSATDGQGGPGYRFADENLTGAQYKRGVVAMANSGPGTNGSQFFIIFGDLQLPPNYTPFGTVTKGLEILDDVSKKGVLSGGMGDGTGAPKDPVEIKHVTISGKS, encoded by the coding sequence GTGACGACCGGCAAGGACCGTCAAAAGCAGCTGGCACGGGAGCACTACGAGCGGCAGACGCAGCGGCGCGTCGAGCGGCAGGCCCGGCAGAAGCGCGTCGCGATCATCGGCACCAGCCTGGGCGTGCTCGTCGTCGTGGGCGGCATCTTCGCGGCCGTCGCGCTGGTCGGAGGCGGCGATTCGAAGACCGAGGCCGCGACGACCCCGTCCGCGTCGGCTCCGCCATCCGAGGGGCCGAGCCCCAAGCCGTACGACGCGGCGACCGGCACGTGCGACTACGTCGCCGACAGCTCCGGAGGGCCGGCCAAGAACGTCGGCATGCCGCCGGCCAAGGCGGACACCTCCCTGGAGAAGATGACGCTGCAGACCAACCACGGCGACATCGTGATCGACCTGGCCACCGCCAAGGCCCCCTGCACGGCCAACTCCTTCGCGTTCCTGGCCAAGCAGAAGTACTTCGACGGGTCCAAGTGCCACCGCATGGGCGAGGCGGCCTTCCCGATGATCCAGTGCGGCGACCCGCTGGCCAAGGCGGACGGCAAGAGCGCCACCGACGGCCAGGGCGGGCCCGGCTACCGGTTCGCCGACGAGAACCTGACCGGCGCCCAGTACAAGCGCGGCGTGGTGGCGATGGCCAACAGCGGCCCCGGCACCAACGGAAGCCAGTTCTTCATCATCTTCGGGGACCTCCAGCTGCCCCCGAACTACACACCGTTCGGTACCGTCACAAAGGGGCTGGAAATCCTGGACGATGTGAGCAAGAAGGGCGTCCTGTCGGGGGGCATGGGCGACGGCACGGGTGCTCCCAAGGACCCGGTCGAAATCAAACACGTGACAATCTCTGGCAAGAGCTGA
- a CDS encoding MBL fold metallo-hydrolase, whose protein sequence is MLIDGFPAGSLQANCYVAAPAPGEECVIVDPGQDAMAGVDALLREHRLKPVAVLLTHGHLDHVWSVAPVCGARDVPAWIHPEDRELLSDPAKGFSLMPGQDLFGGLTFTEPDDVRELSDGSVLEIAGMAITVDHAPGHTRGSVTFRLAEERVMFSGDLLFAGSIGRSDLPGGDYPTILRSLGRVCLTLPDDIAVLPGHGPQTTIGRERATNPYLAEAAPFAGPTRGL, encoded by the coding sequence GTGCTCATCGACGGCTTTCCCGCCGGGTCCTTGCAGGCCAACTGCTACGTCGCCGCTCCCGCCCCCGGCGAGGAATGCGTGATCGTCGACCCAGGCCAGGACGCCATGGCCGGCGTCGACGCGCTGCTGCGCGAGCACCGTCTCAAGCCCGTCGCGGTGCTCCTGACACACGGCCATCTCGACCACGTGTGGTCGGTCGCGCCGGTGTGCGGGGCGCGCGACGTCCCGGCGTGGATACACCCCGAGGACCGCGAGCTCCTCAGCGACCCTGCCAAGGGCTTCTCGCTCATGCCCGGCCAGGATCTCTTCGGGGGGCTCACGTTCACCGAGCCCGACGACGTGCGCGAGCTTTCCGACGGTTCGGTGCTGGAGATCGCGGGCATGGCCATCACCGTCGACCACGCGCCCGGCCATACCAGGGGGTCGGTGACGTTCAGGCTCGCGGAGGAGCGTGTGATGTTCTCCGGAGACCTGCTGTTCGCCGGCTCCATCGGACGCAGCGATCTTCCGGGCGGTGACTACCCGACCATCCTGCGCAGCCTGGGCCGCGTGTGCCTGACGCTGCCGGACGACATCGCGGTGCTGCCCGGTCACGGACCACAGACGACGATCGGCCGCGAACGCGCCACCAACCCGTACCTCGCCGAGGCGGCGCCGTTCGCGGGTCCAACCAGGGGACTGTAA
- the hisS gene encoding histidine--tRNA ligase — protein sequence MSFQAPKGVQEYVPPQSATFLAVRAAFSGAAANAGYSYIEVPVFEDTQLFARGVGASTDVVTKEMYTFSDKGGRSITLRPEFTAGVMRSALEHGLHQGQLPVKLWTTGPAFRYESPQSGRYRQFYQFNLEAIGTEDPAVDAETIAVAWTGYQALGLTQVRLKLNTLGCKQCRPAYRAALQDFLRGLDLDEATRARVEINPLRVLDDKRPEVRAQVEDAPLITDHLCASCKAHHDRVRSLLEDLGVPWEDVPRLVRGLDYYTRTTYEFDHPLLGAQSGIGGGGRYDGLSEDIGGPPLPGIGFAVGVDRIILAVEAENLAQEAPPRVAVFGVPLGEEAARRLFRLVHELRAAGVPADMAFDGKGLKGAMKGADRSGAAYAVILGDRDIAAGAAQVKHLASGGQTAVPLAEIVTTLKERLTK from the coding sequence ATGAGCTTTCAGGCGCCCAAGGGCGTACAGGAATACGTTCCGCCGCAGTCGGCGACGTTCCTCGCGGTGCGCGCGGCCTTCTCCGGCGCGGCCGCCAACGCCGGCTACTCCTACATCGAGGTGCCGGTCTTCGAGGACACCCAGTTGTTCGCGCGCGGCGTCGGCGCGTCCACCGACGTCGTGACCAAAGAGATGTACACCTTCTCGGACAAGGGCGGGCGGTCCATCACGCTGCGGCCCGAGTTCACCGCGGGCGTGATGCGCTCGGCGCTGGAGCACGGCCTGCACCAGGGCCAGCTTCCGGTCAAGCTCTGGACCACCGGCCCGGCCTTCCGGTACGAGAGCCCGCAGTCCGGCCGCTACCGGCAGTTCTACCAGTTCAACCTGGAGGCCATCGGCACCGAGGACCCGGCGGTGGACGCCGAGACCATCGCCGTGGCCTGGACGGGCTACCAGGCGCTCGGCCTGACCCAGGTCCGGCTGAAGCTGAACACCCTCGGCTGCAAGCAGTGCCGCCCGGCCTACCGCGCCGCCCTGCAGGACTTCCTGCGCGGGCTCGACCTGGACGAGGCCACCCGGGCGCGCGTCGAGATCAACCCGCTGCGCGTGCTGGACGACAAGCGGCCCGAGGTCAGGGCCCAGGTCGAGGACGCCCCGCTGATCACCGACCACCTGTGCGCGTCCTGCAAGGCCCACCACGACCGGGTGCGCTCCCTGCTGGAGGATCTCGGCGTCCCCTGGGAGGACGTCCCTCGCCTGGTGCGCGGGCTGGACTACTACACCCGCACCACCTACGAGTTCGACCACCCGCTGCTCGGCGCGCAGTCCGGCATCGGCGGCGGCGGACGCTACGACGGCCTCTCGGAGGACATCGGCGGCCCGCCGCTGCCCGGCATCGGCTTCGCCGTCGGCGTCGACCGCATCATCCTCGCCGTCGAGGCCGAGAACCTCGCTCAGGAGGCCCCGCCGCGCGTCGCGGTGTTCGGGGTCCCCCTCGGCGAGGAGGCCGCCAGGCGCCTGTTCAGGCTCGTGCACGAGCTGCGCGCGGCGGGCGTGCCCGCCGACATGGCCTTCGACGGCAAGGGCCTCAAGGGCGCCATGAAGGGCGCCGACCGTTCGGGGGCCGCCTACGCGGTGATCCTCGGCGACCGCGACATCGCCGCCGGGGCCGCCCAGGTCAAGCACCTCGCGAGCGGCGGCCAGACCGCCGTACCTCTCGCCGAGATCGTCACGACTTTGAAGGAGAGACTGACCAAATGA
- the aspS gene encoding aspartate--tRNA ligase gives MIRTHTAGSLRKEHAGRQVTLAGWVARRRDHGGVVFIDLRDASGTAQVVFREEDHAHDLRSEYCVRISGEVRTRPEGNENPDLPTGEIEVVASEVEVLSESAPLPFPIEGGAGVSEEARLKYRYLDIRRQQVADALRVRSTATYLAHDVMREHGFVYVETPDLTRSTPEGARDFLVPVRLQPGSWYALPQSPQLFKQLLMVGGLERYYQLARCFRDEDLRADRQPEFTQIDVEMSFVDQDDVIALGEALIGRIWKETLGYEIPLPLPRLTYREAMARFGSDKPDLRFDCELVEMTDYFAGTSFRVFQAPYVGAVVMPGGASQTRKELDAWQDWAKSRGARGLAYVLVGQDGELGGPVAKNLTDQERAGLAEAVGAAPGDAVFFAAGAPSASRDLLGAARLEIGRRCGLIDESRWSFLWVVDAPMFEPVLDEVGRQTGWTAVHHPFTGPKPEWADTFQDHPGEALAYAYDMVCNGMEIGGGSIRVHRAEMQQRVFDVLGISKEEAESKFGFLLEAFKYGPPPHGGIAYGWDRVCMLLAGGESIRDVIAFPKTASGFDPLTAAPTPITPEQRKEAGVDARRAPAPGA, from the coding sequence ATGATCCGCACGCACACCGCCGGATCGCTGCGCAAGGAGCACGCCGGCCGGCAGGTGACGCTGGCCGGGTGGGTGGCGCGCCGCCGCGACCACGGCGGCGTGGTCTTCATCGACCTGCGCGACGCCTCGGGCACCGCCCAGGTGGTGTTCCGCGAGGAGGACCACGCGCACGACCTGCGCTCGGAGTACTGCGTCAGGATCTCAGGCGAGGTGCGCACCCGTCCCGAGGGCAACGAGAACCCCGACCTGCCCACCGGTGAGATCGAGGTCGTCGCCTCGGAGGTCGAGGTGCTGAGCGAGTCCGCGCCGCTGCCGTTCCCCATCGAGGGCGGCGCGGGCGTCTCGGAGGAGGCCCGGCTCAAGTACCGCTACCTCGACATCCGCCGCCAGCAGGTCGCCGACGCGCTGCGCGTGCGCTCGACCGCCACCTACCTGGCCCACGACGTCATGCGCGAGCACGGCTTCGTCTACGTCGAGACGCCCGACCTCACCCGCTCGACCCCCGAGGGCGCCCGCGACTTCCTGGTGCCGGTGCGCCTGCAGCCCGGCTCCTGGTACGCCCTGCCGCAGTCGCCCCAGCTGTTCAAGCAGCTCCTCATGGTGGGCGGGCTGGAGCGCTACTACCAGCTCGCGCGCTGCTTCCGCGACGAGGACCTGCGCGCCGACCGCCAGCCGGAGTTCACCCAGATCGACGTCGAGATGTCGTTCGTCGACCAGGACGACGTGATCGCCCTCGGCGAGGCGCTGATCGGCCGGATCTGGAAGGAGACCCTGGGCTACGAGATCCCCCTGCCGCTGCCCCGGCTCACCTACCGCGAGGCCATGGCCCGCTTCGGCTCCGACAAGCCCGACCTCCGCTTCGACTGCGAGCTGGTCGAGATGACGGACTACTTCGCGGGCACGTCCTTCCGGGTCTTCCAGGCGCCCTACGTCGGCGCCGTGGTGATGCCGGGCGGCGCCTCCCAGACCCGCAAGGAGCTGGACGCCTGGCAGGACTGGGCCAAGTCGCGCGGCGCCAGGGGCCTCGCCTACGTCCTGGTCGGCCAGGACGGCGAGCTCGGCGGCCCCGTCGCCAAGAACCTCACCGACCAGGAGCGCGCCGGCCTCGCCGAGGCCGTCGGCGCCGCGCCGGGCGACGCGGTGTTCTTCGCCGCGGGCGCGCCCTCGGCCTCGCGCGACCTTCTGGGCGCGGCCCGCCTGGAGATCGGGCGGCGCTGCGGCCTGATCGACGAGTCGCGGTGGAGCTTCCTGTGGGTGGTCGACGCCCCCATGTTCGAGCCGGTGCTCGACGAGGTCGGCCGCCAGACCGGCTGGACGGCCGTGCACCACCCGTTCACCGGCCCCAAGCCCGAGTGGGCCGACACCTTCCAGGACCACCCCGGCGAGGCCCTGGCGTACGCCTACGACATGGTGTGCAACGGCATGGAGATCGGCGGCGGCTCGATCCGTGTCCACCGGGCCGAGATGCAGCAGCGGGTCTTCGACGTGCTCGGCATCTCCAAGGAGGAGGCCGAGAGCAAGTTCGGCTTCCTGCTGGAGGCGTTCAAGTACGGTCCGCCCCCGCACGGCGGCATCGCCTACGGCTGGGACCGCGTCTGCATGCTGCTCGCGGGCGGCGAGTCGATCCGCGACGTCATCGCCTTCCCCAAGACGGCCTCCGGCTTCGACCCCCTGACGGCCGCGCCCACGCCCATCACCCCCGAGCAGCGCAAGGAGGCCGGGGTCGACGCGCGGCGCGCCCCCGCCCCCGGCGCCTGA
- a CDS encoding peptidylprolyl isomerase, giving the protein MTDVDRQTQLAREHRERQEQRVKGGSSSKRNTIIGAVAGVVLVAGGVIAATTLMGGDDKDPGNAAPETSPTASASASATPSSGTTAALPGSTAAPAATKCTYRKDDSGSPAKSVGTPPDKPDLKAKWMTIDTNQGQIVIQLATQQAPCTINSFEFLAKKNYFDNTRCHRLATPETVGLGMLQCGDPLAKGDGKTAGDGTGGPGYLFEDENLGGMSLGRGTVAMAQSSEDANSNGSQFWFSFSDENTQLSDQGAAFTPFGVVTKGMDVIDKIAKGGIIPFNGDPMADVRGEGSNAPKLPVIIKDLRVSR; this is encoded by the coding sequence GTGACCGACGTGGATCGCCAGACCCAGCTGGCACGGGAGCACCGCGAGCGACAGGAGCAGCGGGTCAAGGGCGGCTCGTCCTCCAAGCGGAACACGATCATCGGCGCCGTCGCGGGCGTCGTCCTCGTCGCGGGCGGCGTCATCGCCGCCACCACCCTCATGGGCGGCGACGACAAGGATCCGGGGAACGCCGCCCCGGAGACCTCCCCCACGGCCTCGGCGTCGGCGTCGGCGACCCCGTCCAGCGGCACCACGGCCGCGCTGCCCGGCTCGACCGCCGCTCCGGCGGCCACCAAGTGCACGTACCGGAAGGACGACAGCGGGTCGCCGGCCAAGAGCGTCGGCACGCCGCCCGACAAGCCCGACCTGAAGGCCAAGTGGATGACGATCGACACCAACCAGGGTCAGATCGTCATCCAGCTCGCCACCCAGCAGGCGCCGTGCACGATCAACTCGTTCGAGTTCCTCGCCAAGAAGAACTACTTCGACAACACGCGGTGCCACCGCCTCGCCACCCCAGAGACCGTCGGGCTCGGCATGCTGCAGTGCGGCGACCCGCTGGCCAAGGGCGACGGCAAGACCGCGGGGGACGGCACCGGCGGCCCGGGCTACCTGTTCGAGGACGAGAACCTGGGCGGCATGTCGCTCGGCCGGGGCACGGTCGCGATGGCCCAGTCCAGCGAGGACGCCAACTCCAACGGCAGCCAGTTCTGGTTCAGCTTCTCCGACGAGAACACCCAGCTGAGCGACCAGGGCGCCGCCTTCACCCCGTTCGGCGTGGTCACCAAGGGCATGGACGTCATCGACAAGATCGCCAAGGGCGGCATCATCCCCTTCAACGGCGACCCCATGGCCGACGTGCGCGGCGAGGGCTCCAACGCCCCCAAGCTGCCCGTCATCATCAAGGACCTGCGCGTCAGCCGCTGA
- a CDS encoding DUF2231 domain-containing protein, whose product MFEEVLGLPAHPLIVHTAVIFIPLLAVGSVVYGVVPRWRPSLGWAVAALAVAAPLTAFAARQSGEAFEERLFSGGAPEGVMAQRIQEHESYALPLLLTSIGLGVVALLLVYSTARLGRTATTVLSVLTVPLALVAGFYVLRAGHTGATAVWGG is encoded by the coding sequence ATGTTCGAAGAGGTCCTCGGCCTGCCCGCCCACCCGCTGATCGTGCACACCGCGGTGATCTTCATTCCGCTGCTCGCGGTCGGTTCGGTGGTGTACGGCGTGGTCCCGCGCTGGCGCCCCTCCCTAGGCTGGGCCGTGGCGGCGCTGGCCGTGGCCGCCCCCCTGACCGCGTTCGCCGCCCGCCAGAGCGGCGAGGCCTTCGAGGAGCGGCTCTTCTCGGGTGGCGCGCCCGAGGGCGTGATGGCCCAGCGCATCCAGGAGCACGAGAGCTACGCCCTGCCCCTGCTGCTGACCTCCATCGGGCTGGGCGTGGTCGCGCTCCTGCTCGTCTACTCCACCGCCAGGCTCGGCAGGACGGCCACCACGGTCCTGTCCGTCCTCACCGTCCCGCTCGCCCTGGTCGCCGGGTTCTACGTCCTGCGCGCCGGTCACACCGGCGCCACCGCCGTCTGGGGCGGCTGA
- a CDS encoding replication-associated recombination protein A has product MESLFDAAAEEAHKSQEPLAVRMRPKTLDEVIGQRHLLGPGTPLRRLVESDAPMSLFLWGPPGTGKTTLAYVVAGVTARRFVEISAVSAGVKEVRAAIEQARAELGMSGRQTVLFVDEVHRFNKAQQDALLPAVENRWVTFIGATTENPFFSVISPLLSRSLLLTLESLSEDDVRAVLERAARDPRGLGGRVTLTAPALDHLVRLAGGDARRSLTYLEAAALLVPDGEITVETVEKAVDKAAVRYDRQGDQHYDVVSAFIKSMRGSDADAALHYLARMIEAGEDPRFIARRVMIFASEDVGMADPTCLQVAVAAAQAVQMIGLPEGRLNLAQAVIHCALAPKSNAVIKAIGAAADDVRRGLIGQIPGHLRDAHYPGAAKLGHGKGYQYPHDFEHGLVRQEYAPEPIRDRRYYEPTRHGSEQHFADRWSKIREFLRGGP; this is encoded by the coding sequence GTGGAGAGTTTGTTCGATGCGGCGGCCGAGGAGGCGCACAAGAGCCAGGAGCCCCTGGCCGTGCGCATGCGGCCGAAGACGCTCGACGAGGTCATCGGGCAGCGCCACCTTCTCGGGCCGGGAACGCCCCTGCGCCGGCTCGTCGAGAGCGACGCGCCCATGTCCCTGTTCCTGTGGGGCCCGCCCGGCACCGGCAAGACCACGCTCGCCTACGTCGTCGCCGGCGTCACCGCCCGGCGCTTCGTCGAGATCTCCGCGGTGTCCGCCGGGGTCAAGGAGGTCCGCGCGGCCATCGAGCAGGCCAGGGCCGAGCTCGGCATGAGCGGCCGTCAGACCGTCCTGTTCGTCGACGAGGTGCACCGCTTCAACAAGGCCCAGCAGGACGCCCTGCTGCCCGCCGTCGAGAACCGCTGGGTGACGTTCATCGGAGCCACCACCGAGAACCCCTTCTTCTCGGTGATCTCCCCGCTGCTGTCGCGCTCCCTGCTGCTGACCCTGGAGTCCCTGTCGGAGGACGACGTCCGCGCCGTCCTGGAGCGCGCCGCGCGCGACCCGCGCGGGCTCGGCGGCCGGGTGACCCTGACCGCCCCCGCCCTGGACCATCTCGTGCGGCTGGCCGGGGGAGACGCGCGCCGCTCCCTCACCTACCTGGAGGCGGCCGCGCTGCTCGTCCCCGACGGCGAGATCACCGTCGAGACCGTCGAGAAGGCCGTCGACAAGGCCGCCGTCCGCTACGACCGGCAGGGCGACCAGCACTACGACGTCGTCAGCGCGTTCATCAAGAGCATGCGCGGCTCCGACGCCGACGCCGCGCTCCACTACCTCGCCCGCATGATCGAGGCGGGGGAGGACCCGCGGTTCATCGCGCGCCGCGTCATGATCTTCGCCTCCGAGGACGTCGGCATGGCCGACCCGACCTGCCTGCAGGTCGCCGTGGCCGCGGCCCAGGCCGTCCAGATGATCGGCCTGCCCGAGGGACGGCTCAACCTCGCCCAGGCCGTGATCCACTGCGCGCTCGCGCCCAAGTCCAACGCCGTCATTAAGGCCATCGGCGCCGCCGCCGACGACGTCAGGCGCGGGCTGATCGGCCAGATCCCCGGCCACCTGCGCGACGCCCACTACCCCGGCGCCGCCAAGCTCGGGCACGGCAAGGGCTACCAGTACCCCCACGACTTCGAGCACGGCCTGGTCCGCCAGGAGTACGCGCCCGAGCCGATCCGCGACCGCCGCTACTACGAGCCCACCC